Part of the Salinimonas iocasae genome, TGGGTTCGGTTTACTACCTGAAGTTTACGTAGCACAGCAGAAACATGCTGTTTAACGGTGGATTCAGAGATAGAAAGCTCATACGCGATCTGTTTGTTGAGAAGCCCTGCTGCCAGCATTTTCAAAACCGTATACTGATGTGGCGTTAACTGGGCAAGGTTCTGGGCAAATTGCGTCTGTTCCACACTGTCGGTATCACTGGTATCAGCGGATACCTGCACGTGCGCGGGCAACCAGTTCTCCCCCTGCATGATTTTTCCAACAGCGTGAGTGATGTCTTCCAACGGGGTGGATTTGGGAATAAAGCCACAGGCGCCAATATCCATAACACGCCGGATGAGTGCTGGCTCATCTTGCGCCGAGACCACCACAGTCAGAACATCCGGGTAACGATTCAGTAGTTCGCCAAGGCCGTTCAGTCCGGTCGCTCCGGGCATGTTGAGATCCAGAAACAGCAACTCAACGTCAGGATTGGCAGCCAGTGTATCCAGCGTTTCCGACAGCGTGGAAGATTCATAGATAGCCTCACCAACGACCCCCGCAACAGCCTGCTTCATTGCAGCACGGAATAGCGGATGATCATCAGCGATAAGAACAGGCGTAGGCATAAGTGAAAGTAACAGGTTGCAAACTTGTTACTACTATATCAATGAAATGAAAACCAGCAAAGAAAAACAAAAAAGGCAGGTGTGACCCTGCCTAAGACAACAAATGTTGAAGCGGTTTATCAGAAACGGTAGCCCACCGTCAGGTGCACTGTTCTGGGGTCCCCGTAATAACTGATAAGTGTTGTATCATTACCCAGACCCGGGCCGAAACTACCGTCTTCATTCCGGGTAACAAAGTCATACCCACCGACAATATATTCTTCGTCAGTCAGGTTCTTCAGGTGCAGACCACCGTACCAGTTACCTTCCACGCTCTCCCAGTTCATACTCAGGTTCACCATGCCGTAAGCATCCTGCTGAATAAGGTCACTGGTTTCGAATATCAGGTAGTCATCCCGGTAATAATAATTCGCATTGAATGTGAAGAAGCCGTATTGCGTGTCCATAGCGTAGTTTGCCGCTACATTCAGCGTATTTTCCGGCGTGCTGGCTAGCCCGATAAGTGGTGGCACAGCGTTGTTTTCTTCAATTTCAAAATCGATGAAACCATACGCAACATCGAAGGACAGATTTTCAGTTGCAACAAACGTCGCCTCAACCTCTATCCCTTTCGCTGAAGTTTCAGCCGCATTACGCAGACGCTGTTGCAGTGCTGTCGGATCGTCAGAGTTGCCCTCTATACCAATATACTGGCGGTCCTGATGGTCATAGCTGAACAAAGTAGTATTCAGCCTGAAGCTATCCGTTAAGTCGCTTTTCATTCCGATTTCAAAAGAATCTACAATTTCAGGATCGACGCCTGGTTCATTCGTTGTCGCACGGGGGTTAAACGTACCTGACTTGAAACCCTGTGCGTAACTGGCGAAAAACATCATGTCTCTTGAATACTGATACTCAATACCTACACGTGGCGTAAACCGAGACCAGCTTTCAGATGCCGGCGCGTCAAGTACGCCATCGCCGTCAGTATCTGAACCCAGTACCTGAGGGATAGGCACCATGTCAGGTCTGACAAATCCGTCAATCCAGCCACTTTCAGGGTAAAGGTTATAAAGAACCGTGCCGTTATTTACCGTGGCCTGCTTTTCCTCATCGGTATAGCGCGCACCCAGTGACAGCGATAGTTTGTCAGTAACATCGTAATTGACCTGCGCATACCCTGCCCAGCTCTCACTGTTGTTACAGCCAGATACCTCACGGGTAAAGCCTGTTGTACCTTCCGGGAATACGCCTGCTGCGGCGAAGTCTCTGCCTAATACGCCCAGTACCGCATCAAAGACCCCGCAAGATTCACCATCGTAGTAATACAGGCCGCTGACCAGTGTCATGCTGTTGCCGGTATAATTAAACTGTAATTCATGGGTATCATTTTCATCTTCATAGATGGCAGGAACATCAAAAATATCGAGTTGGGTATTATCAAAATCGATATTGGTAGGTGAGTAACTTTCACGGTGTGAACCGATATATTTAACCTGCATGGCGTCATTTATGTCATAGCGTGCCATCCAGCTATAACCGTCCAGCTCCACCTTGTTGGTAGTCGGAAGACTTGAGTAAGAATCAAAAACTGAGTCTGGCTGAGGCGCCTCAGTACGCAGACTGGGCAGCAAGCGATAACCGCCTTTTGCGTTTGATTCATCTTCTGTTTTATCCCATCCCAGACGGAAAAATAAGTCATCGCTGGCATGAATTTCCAGAGAAAGACGGGCCGCCCACAAGTCTTTGTTGTAGTTTTCGGTATCCTGCCCCGGTTGCGATAAAATCAGATATTCACCAAAACCATCACGGTTCAGGTTAGCATAGC contains:
- a CDS encoding TonB-dependent receptor, with the translated sequence MKHTQIKSLGFSRTLCAAAVATAFAYTPVTLAQDNNADEEKGKLERIEVTARKTVETLQEVPVAITSIGAAELTEKGISVLTEVQQFSPNTTLQTSRGTNSTLTAFIRGLGQQDPLWGYEPGVGIYIDDVYVARPQGAVLDLLDVQRIEVLRGPQGTLYGKNTIGGAVKYVTREMTGDPQLNVEGTIGSYSQRDVKVTGQYPLIDDTVYLGFGYANLNRDGFGEYLILSQPGQDTENYNKDLWAARLSLEIHASDDLFFRLGWDKTEDESNAKGGYRLLPSLRTEAPQPDSVFDSYSSLPTTNKVELDGYSWMARYDINDAMQVKYIGSHRESYSPTNIDFDNTQLDIFDVPAIYEDENDTHELQFNYTGNSMTLVSGLYYYDGESCGVFDAVLGVLGRDFAAAGVFPEGTTGFTREVSGCNNSESWAGYAQVNYDVTDKLSLSLGARYTDEEKQATVNNGTVLYNLYPESGWIDGFVRPDMVPIPQVLGSDTDGDGVLDAPASESWSRFTPRVGIEYQYSRDMMFFASYAQGFKSGTFNPRATTNEPGVDPEIVDSFEIGMKSDLTDSFRLNTTLFSYDHQDRQYIGIEGNSDDPTALQQRLRNAAETSAKGIEVEATFVATENLSFDVAYGFIDFEIEENNAVPPLIGLASTPENTLNVAANYAMDTQYGFFTFNANYYYRDDYLIFETSDLIQQDAYGMVNLSMNWESVEGNWYGGLHLKNLTDEEYIVGGYDFVTRNEDGSFGPGLGNDTTLISYYGDPRTVHLTVGYRF
- a CDS encoding response regulator transcription factor, producing the protein MPTPVLIADDHPLFRAAMKQAVAGVVGEAIYESSTLSETLDTLAANPDVELLFLDLNMPGATGLNGLGELLNRYPDVLTVVVSAQDEPALIRRVMDIGACGFIPKSTPLEDITHAVGKIMQGENWLPAHVQVSADTSDTDSVEQTQFAQNLAQLTPHQYTVLKMLAAGLLNKQIAYELSISESTVKQHVSAVLRKLQVVNRTQAGVLFNQLVAEH